Part of the Diprion similis isolate iyDipSimi1 chromosome 10, iyDipSimi1.1, whole genome shotgun sequence genome, TAGCCGCCAACAATCCATACTTGGCATTCAGACGGCGTACAGAAAAGATGCAGACTCGTAAAAACAGAAAGAACGATGAAACGAGctatgaaaaaatgataaagcTGCGTAGGGACCTGAGTCGGGCGGTAACACTTTTGGAACTTGTTAAAAGGcgggaaaaaacaaaacgggAATATCTCCACCTCACTATTGAAGTCTATGAAAAGAGGTTTGTATATTCTTTCCCCTTTATCACATAAAATCTCTATTGTTTGCGGTATCTAACCAAAGATCAACCCAAACTGCTAGGTATCAAGCGCAAGACTTCAGTGGGCAGGTACTCGCCGAGGTATCAGCATTAAAGGCATCCAGGCCAGCTTTTGCACCGCTTTTCGCCAACCAGTTTGGAGTCCACCAGAACTGGGCAAATAAAGTTTCGGGAAAGGTGAGGCGGTCGATTTACTAGGGTTGTTGAGAGCTTGATAAGTTGAAAAACTCTAAAAGAGATACTTAATACAATCCTCAGTTCAACACTTTCGGACGGACTTTCAGAACCTTTGAATTAATCTTGAGTTTATACTTTTGCTTAGGAGGAAGTCGTaccaaggaaagaaaagaggcAATACAAAAAACGGAAGCATAAAGCGGACGGCAGGGGGACCGGGGGTTCCGTCGGGAGCGTCGGGGTTGCCGATGACGGCTTGTTGCGTAATAGCGGCGTAGCCGGACGAGGCGGAAGGAGCGGGGCGCCTGGAAGTGGGCTGGACCCGCTCGCCAGCTCCGACGACGACAGTCCGCATCCCTGCCACTCTCAACTATCGTTACCTTCGGACCGGGACGAAGACGACGCGGTTGACGAAGGCCAATTCGCCTTCAGGCGCAACAAAAATTGTACCTATttatcggtgagtattttttttttttttttttgcttttacaAGGTTATTTGCGAACGTGGAGTTTTCAATATTGGTTCTACTTCTGCATAAACAATTCTCGTCTCTCTGAgtatacgatttttttcacccaagtACCCATTAAAATGTATTTCCTCTCAAGAATTGAATCGCATTACATGGGACATTGGCTAAAGTTGATATGTAGAATACTAAGAACCAAGAAGAAGGATATTATCTCACAAGTCATCCTGAATTTCTCCCGATCCGTTCGTCTCTAAATTACAACATCCTTTGACGAAACTTTTCATGTCATCTTTGCATTCGTTTTGTTCATTCTAGCCCATACCTGGAGGCTTTGGAAACTGGCCATGGTGCGAGCGAAGCGAGGGTGGTTCCGCAGACAAAAGGTACAGATTTGCCCCGACCAGCATCAGCAGACCGACGCACCTTTGCGTCGGTCTAGCGAGGCGGCGGGTCGGTCGAGGCGGGAGGATTATACTGGACCGTTGCACGACGAACACAGACGATGTATGGTCTTCCCTAGACTTCACGATACACGAACCTAAGCGAGAATTTCTCGACCCAACGGAGCCGGGTAAAAAGGATTGGCTCCACTTCCGGCCGAAAACGCCACCCCCTTCCGGCGACGGGACACCAAGCGAGGAAAGCAGCGACTCCGAGTCCGAAGGAGAGACGAGACGCGACGTTCTGCCCTCGTTCCCCTTCCCACCCGAGGCAACATCGATATGCATCGACGTTGAAGCGAGCAGCAAGGCTGGAACgaccacgacgacgacgccgaCGGTGCTTGGGACAGTGGTCGACGAGCCACCGTTCACTACCGAATTCAACATCTCCGACTACTTTCCCATGGAGTTTTTCTCAGACTTTGATGTTGCGGTTTTAGGATATGGTGCGAGTGCCGGTTCTAGGAGCAGTGCTACAATAGGCGGTGGTAGTGGTAACGGAAAACAGACAGACAATAGTGAGAGCGACCAAAGGACAGATAATCAGCTGATTGGCTGCTCGCGATTTTTAATAACACCCCTGATCGGCAGCCTCATGTCACAGCCGAGCCAGCAGGCCCGATCGCAGTGTACCagtagtaatagtagtagtagtagctGTAGTAGTAACGGTAGCGGTAGTtctagtaataataacagcgGCGGCGGGACTTGTCACGTTTTGGTTACCGGCAACAATGCCGTTCCTACGGCAACGGCAGCGTCGACAACGACGGCAGCACCAGCGACCGTCACGGTAACAACGACGGCGACCGTGAACGTCGCGTCAACGGTGCAAAATCGTTGGACATTATCCAGCGGTTTGATGAACACTATCAGCCAAGCGACAACGTCGTCGAGCGGTACTGTCGCCGCGGAAAGTCGTGCTAATGTTCAAACGAATCGACACTCGAGGCACCACAGACAACCGTCGATAAATCATAACAGCCCCGCTGCAGCGCCAATATTGTCAAAGTCGTTAACTAGTCCTACAAATAATCGGAGCATCGGTGCATCCTCGGGTATAACGAACTTTGGGAATGGTCATCAAAACGGACCGACGACGGCGCTAAGTTATCACCACAATTCTAACTTGAATAATTTGCCAAACAGCACACATCATCCTGTCAATAACCAAACTAGCGGCACTATTAACGCCACATCGATATCGTCGACTACGCTGCCGACCACGACAACAATATTATCACATAATAAACATCAGCCGCAGAGTATTCTTGCAAGCGGTATAGCTCAGAGCAAACTGGCGAGCATCTCGagacaacagcaacaacagcaacagcagcagcaacaacacgCGCAGAATCAAGCACAGCAAATCCCCACACCTGGGGAAATTACGCTTAATAGTAATAGGTGAGACTAGTTTATATCTTGTCCGTCCATCCGCGTTAATATTCGTGTAACTAGCTAGCTATCGCTACGGCGGTAATCCGTTCGAAAAGGggggaaacaagaaaaaaaaggaagtttCGCGCCAGGGACAGAAAAGACGGACAGACCGACCGATCGAGACCTCTGAACTTCGCGGCTAGTGCTGCCGTGTTTCTTGGATGGAGGtccacaataataattattattattttctgccCTAATTTTGTCGAGGCAGGAGAAAAACCCTGATTGTAAATATACTAAGTCTTTCGTGtataatagagaaaaaatttgataaacaaacaaaaaaaaaattataaaaataattatactatatttataatttacgtATCGACGATGGCGCGTGTTTCAATTATGCCACGTGCGTGTCGTATCAACGGATTTATGTGTACGCAATAaggtatgtatacacgtacatCTGCTTTACCATACGCCACGTAAATCACAAGACGAGCTTGTTAGCCGGCGAGCTTAGTGTATAGCTCGGCTTTCGCCGCCGACAGATGGCATTACGTGGCAAAGTCAGGTCCGTTTTCCGCGCTATACCGCAAAACTGTTGTTACTTCGGAACAGGGCTACATTCCCGTTATCAATACGTGTAGCTTCGTCGATTCTTACTCCCGTAATCCTCGTCCCGCCATTCCACtgatatatatagtatatatatatgtcagtGCGCTATTCCCACTCCTATAACTCATCGTCTCGTTGGATAGATcattgaaagaaagagagaaagatatatggtgaaaatgttttaatacaacaattattattatatcaaataGTGAAACTGGGAGAGAAAGTGGCTGAGTAAATGACAGAGAATGTTCAAAACAAGAGTGAAACGTAGAAATGCCAATTGATCATTAGGCGAGACGCCGGCCAATTACCttcccaccccctccccccatccCATACTTCCCTTTTCCCCACAGACACAGATTCAAAcagattgtaaataaatactgTTAATAAAACGTCTGCTTAATACAAACGCTTTATCACTGTTCTTGttcgattttatattttgattttcatgaaCTCATCCTCCGTGTATACTCCTTGATATAAATATCTTAAATTGTAACTGATATCCTGCAAGTGGATATGTGGATTTCGAGTTATTCGGTATCACTCACATCGCTCTGGAACGAAATACAAAAGGCCATTCGGTAACGAAGAGTCACGTGTTTTggtcgtttttcatttccttataACGCTACAGATTCCTGGGTTTACTCTGCGCCCGATACAATTACATATTTGCAAACTTATTATTATAGTGCTATATTATACGCATCTATCAACTCGAGGAGCTTATGACGTACGATGACAACCCAGGGGACATCACTGAGGGGTTAGGAtcattaaattgaaataataaaacactTTGCAAAAGATACACCGGGGGGTGGCGATACCTACTCAATTATATTTACACAATATGTGTTCGCGCAACTACACATGTACACGTATGCATAGTTTATGCAGTCGGGGAAGGGAACCCCTGGATCGGGCACATATGCTCGGCCTGCTATGATGCAGTGCAGTAGCATCAACGTAGCTTCAGTCCATCCACACTGGTACAAAATCCCTGCTAAGCTCTGGAATCGCGCTTCTTTTACGAGTGGGGCGCACGAGGAGGCGTGCATTATAGAGTAGATTTTGATGAATCGACTCTGCTTCCTAGCTTTCACCCTTCTTCATGCTGTCAAGTGCCGTGGCTGGGTTTGAAGCTCGTTGCCGATAACCTCGTCGTCACGGAAAGTAGTGATTTTTGCGGCGTTCATCTTGACAGCCAGCAGCCACAAAGACCGGGCAATCCAGGGAGGAAAATAATGAGGAATTGAGGGGAAGAGGACCGGTCGATATTCACCCTGCTGGCGCCTGGACGAAGAAAATTAGGAGGGAGAGGAATGCGCGAATAATCGCCGATTACGCGGGGCTGGAAGCTACCGTCATCGCCGAGGGGTTATTCGCTTATATAATTCCTTTGTCTGAAGCACCAAATTCCCTCCCCTTCGCTGCTGCGATGGTGGAACGGGATGTTCAGGCTGCCTTGTTGCTAtgtgactgacaatgagtaccAAGACCTCCGTCTGTAAGTATATATCTACGGGTCCTATGGAAACAGACGTATTTCCATGGCGCATCTAGAACGGACATATCTCGAAAGACGCTGCGATAAGTATAAACAAAGCTCGCTATACACGTCTTGTAGAGTCGACTGAGATACGTCCGTTTAGTCATCCGCGCCGTTCTAGATGGCTCGCCGAAATACGGCTGTTTCCATAAGACCCTTCACTATTACGCTTCAATAAGTAGTTTGCAAATGTGCACAAGAAAGTTTGATAGACTGCAGAAGCACGTCATTCGCTTCGCGCAGTCAATAATATCAAATCCACCATAAGACGAAGCGAGTCAACGGTCCAATCTGCATCGTTCCCTCCTACAGTAGATATTATCTATGAAGTTGTAGCAACGCCTCCGGTCGTAATCCCATATGTCTATGTGCATACTCAATAAGATCCTACACATGCTGTATAAAAATGTGTTACCTTGCGACGACACCTAGAAATCGAAAGGTGTTTTCCTCGTCTACTTTTAAGATGCACAGGGGCACAGTGATTTTAATAAATAGTCTGCGTCAGCCTATCCCTGCCCAAAAAGTCCGATTTCATAGGCTTCAGAAATGTGATACAAAGTGATAAGTCTGTATCGTGTTTCTGAAACCCATTCTATAATTTTGTACCAAAATCCTTCATGTTCAATAAACGTTTTCCAGCAGGGttaatcagaaaattttgttattgcaacaagatttttttattgtttgtacactaaataaatataaataaaacaaatttctgaaTTCCAGATATATATAGTACTTTATTAAGTATGACAATATTGATATAATTGacagtaaatatataataataataacattaaccAACAAAGAGAATGATTGTTGTTACACAAATATCACTTTCATTATACACTGTGTAGTGGGAAGAATTCGTGCATTATAGTGGAAAAAAACTGAGGGAAGATAAAACGATGACGGTGCTAGGGTGGATCGTAACCCAAACAACGTCGGATCGTACTCGTCTTCGCAAGGTGCCGGCTGTTCGAGGAGGAAGAGAAGACGTTGTGGGGAGTATAAAAAGCGGaggagaaaaggaaagaagaaatacCGAGCCGGAAGCTAGACAAGTACGACTTGGACAACCGTTTAAAGGTTAGGCGCCTCAAGTGCTCTTAATTGCTCGAGTAGTTGTAGGCGACGTCGGTTTGTCAAGTAGGCAGTTTATAGAGCTGAGTGGTTTGGCTGCTAATTTTGTTTCGATAGTCGGCCCCTCGCCCTCGTCTTAGCCCtcgtcctcttcctcttcctcctctttgCCCTCGCGGCTTATCGTACTCTCAGCCTAAAAACGTGTGACAAAGCCTGCAGCGACACCCGCGCGCGCATCGCTTCGACGCTTATAGGAGCCCCGAACTCGACGAGGCTCTGGCTGCTGCGAGGGAAAATGTATAAGAGATGTGTACAACGCGCGGGAGCCGGAAGGCCGCGATGAGAAGgacgaggagaaggaggagacgGAGGAAAAAGACTCGAGACGAAGCCGCCCGAATCTGGGCTGTGCTAATTAGCGGAGCTTCTCCACTTAACACTCAAGGCTCGGTCCCCGGCTTTGATCTCACCGCCTGGCTCGCTACCGTCCTCGACCCTGTAGAGACGCGCGTCTTCATCCACACGTGCTAATGCGCCCGTGGCGTAATAAAACAGCTAGGCGCATACGCTTACACGCCCATTATCCGACTGACGACGACTACCTCAGACCACGATCACCGGGCGCTGATCGCAAAACGTTGAGAGCCCCATAAAACTCgagttttctttaatttcgtGATGACGACGCGATGATCCGGCCGCCACACTGCGGTACCGCAATGGACGGGGTCTGTCTAACAAATGTATTCGTTGCAGATGGTCATCTTCCAACTCTTACTTAATTCCATCTTATGGTGTCCAGtgaaaaacggtaaaaaattcaaggacatTTCCAGGACCACCGGACAACAGAcatctacatttttttctccccttcaTATTGGAGCAACGGTATTGGAAATTGCTCAGGCACGTCAAAGTATAAGGGCTGGgaaagttaattgtgacaaTCGCATCGGTATTGCCGTGCGCAGGTAGGTCCAAGCGGCGATTGTTTGGCTAATCGGATTACGAAGTGTCCAAACAGTTTCAAAACACTTTCGTGGCGCCCAGGGTGGGTAATGTGAAGCCGTGAAAGGCCTTCTCTCTGAAGACCGGAGAAAGGTGACCATTGTCTTCGTAAGTGGATTAGTCTAACAACCTTCCCGAGCTGCTTCTGCGACGGTCGTATATCGTAATTCGCACCATCATTAAcataatatatctatagtaTACCTGCcgtcgtacatacatacgccgGGTCATTTCTCTGATGCATCCCGTAGGGACCCCTAATTACGGGCAAGCCAGGGTACACATATCCTCTGAGCAGTTTCGCTGCTCTTTTATTAGCATGCGGCTGATGTCGTCCCGCGGATACTCTTGAGCTGCTCAGAGTAGACTTGTACCTTGATTTGCCTATAAATAGGGGTCCCGGCGGGGCGCGTCACAGAAATAACCCGGTATATGCGTTCATACAGGTATGTACACGCATGCGAACGGGGTTCTCTCCACATGCATATacgaatattttcaccgtGCGCATGATCGCTCTGCTACGGTTCACCGGGCAGGTTAAATCGATCGTTTAATTGAGAACTGCAGCTCGTAATGAACTAGGCGGTCGCGGTGGCAGCATAATAGTGTACGATTGGGCCAGCGGTAATGCGCTTCGATCATCACTGCCGTAACTAGTCACGTTATCCCGCATACCTACACCCGCCCCAGCGGACAGGTGCACACGAAAATCAATGGCGGGCACAGTGATCACCGACATCGGCAGTAATATTAAGATTTTGCTAGGGATCGGGATGGTTGATCGCTTGAACCCATTAAGACACAAAAGATACATATGAGTGTTCAGGAGTTGTAAAAGAATCGTTCATAATCCGAATTATTCGTATTTGCCTACGCGAATGAACTCACCTAACGGTGGATGCAGGCTCGTAATTGGTACGATTATTTTCCAGGATTTTCGCTTACAGATATTAAACTCTGTATATgccatataggtataggtatatacgcaAGTGTAGAGATATATTGTTACGTGAATTTCCATATGTCTATGGTtgtctatatacctatacctgcGCCCATTCCTCCTTCACGTTACATAAGTATATTATGTAGACCGGTATGTATGCAATGTTACGGTGCATTCGGTGTTGGTATAGGTAGAGAAGGTATCCTGAGAGGTGCCCAGAGGTAAACCGACAAGCTGCAGGCCTGAACCTTCGGCAGGTTTCGTATATAGGTCATAGTTGTTCGAAAATTAGATCAATAATGTACCTCGGTCTGGTACTGAATGCCGTGGTGATCTAGTCGTAAATCATCGGATACCTACGCGGAGGGTCAACTCAGATTTTCCGAACTCGATTCTTCTACATCCACCTTTTGCTTGATTAATTGGAGTAATAACAATTTCCGAAGCTTCGCTGCTTCGCATGCACGTTTCTTATACCTGCGGCAGTAGTAAGGAGCATAAAATTGTTGGAGGGACTTCAGGGTAAATATACTCCGGGCTTTTGTGGCGGAGATACTCGAGTCCAGTtatgtaggtacctatatacacCTACTACGCGGCCCCGTTTAAACGAGGAGAGTACCAATTGGATCATCGGAGACCAACAATTCCGTGGCATAAAACTTAATTGCCCAGTACTGCAGGCGAAAACCAAAACTGGAGCAACGGTTCCTCGCATACATATAAATCGAAGTATACCTCGGCAGAGAGGACAACTTGAGTACGACGTTGCGCCCATATTTCTTGCGCTCGTTTATTGCTCAGCCTATACAGCGGCTCGACGCTCGACGCACACGAACAAATCCTCGCACCAACACATCGATGGACTTATTCACGCACCCACAGACCCTGGAGAAGCAGGGGACTTCCAGGGAGGGATGCGGAGGGCTGCCGGAGGGTAGGTAAAGGCAAGCGGGAATAACCGTTTTATACGGCAGAATTATCGCAGATGATTCTCTCGCGAAAATCTATAGTCCTCCTCGAGCCCCGACGTGGGTGCACCGTATATACCTACGGATGCGGAGCCGGAAGGAGCGGGGGACACCAACGCAAGTTTGGGAGGGAGATAGGTGGCCGCGTAGGCGGGACAGGACGATCCTTGGCTCAGCGAGTCCCGGCCAATCGTAGCCAGCGAACGGCGAGCGACCGAGGCGACCCTAAGGACCCGCCGATCAATCACGAGCCTCCTAGCGGCAGCATGGTCGTCGCCCGGTCGTTATCGCCGTATATAACCAAACCCCCCCTCGAGACCTTGGCGCAGTCGCCATCGAGTCTTCGGCGAATCGAGTCAGCTCCTTATTTGAAGGTATCTGGTTGTGCTCTGAGAGTAGCGCGGATACGGAGCGGCGCAACTCCGCAACTTTTCTGTAAACAGCGTTATATCGTACCAGCCGTAGGTCAGAGAAGACCTAAAGTTTATCGGACAGTTATACACAGCGGTGTAGGCAAAGTGTTCAAAGTGTCTATGTATGAATATATTGAAGTGTCTCTTGAGTGTCGATGCCGATCGTGATATTCCCATCGGCGAGGATTACACGCGTTTCTGAACGAATATATTCTTCATCCTCTTCAATTACGTGCAACGCAACCGACTGCAACATGCAGGGGTACCAAGGCAACTTCGAGCAACAGCAGCAGGAACAGCGGGATCGGGACCGCGAGGAGACGATCGTGGTGGACCTTGTTCCTCCACAGTATCAGCTCAGCCCACCAAACAGTCCACCTCCGACACGTCCCTCTTCTAACGGAGGATCTTCTGCAAAGATACACGGTAAGAATGCAATTTAATGTCGAAAGTTCACCGTATCGGCACATTGGTGATGCTGCATCTGCAGCGTAGCCTTGGCGAGTATAATTACTGGGTATCGGAAAAGGTTGTCGGTGGTGCGTGCTGGTAATTAATAGCTTCCTAATCCAATTCGGCCATCCTTTATTCTTTGCCGTCGTTGAATCTGCAGTCCGAAATTGGGAACGAGACCCCCACCGGGACACTCCACGGTATAATACCAATTCTGATATACCTAGCGCGGGACCGTAACTTTACAACCCTTTCCAGGAATGCATCCTTTGTCATTTTACTCGGGTTTATTGTGGTAATTATTTTACTACGTCCGTTAATTCGGCGAACAGCGTTGGTTTTTATTGCGGGGTTGAAGGGGTATGTCGACCTCTTCGTAACCACCCTGGCTCTAGAACTTTATGATTATTTGCACTAGTCGTGAGGTGAAGTGTACCTCCACGGTCGGTGGAtgcgtatataattatttgacgCGGTCACGTGCACTACAACGAGCATCTTGATTTCATCTTGCAGAAACCTCGCCGTCGCATCAGCAACCACCGCTGCCCTCGATGGACTCCAACATCCGGAGGTATAGAACGGCCTTCACGCGGGAGCAACTTGCGAGGCTGGAGAAAGAATTTCACCGGGAGAACTACGTCAGCAGGCCACGACGATGCGAACTCGCAGCTCAGCTCCAGCTTCCTGAATCCACGATTAAGGTGAGAATTCCGAAGTTGTTTATTAGGCTCTCTTGAGTGGGATATGTTCCATCGTTGCATAtgatacgttatatatacatgcagtcGAGTTGCAGACTGTGTACGAATACTGATATGAATGATATGCTTGATTGCACgcactgttaaaaatttcctttgtaaatttttagtaAATTTTTAGTATTGTGAATTTCTTGTGTTAagtaagttaaaaaaaaccaGACCAAAATTGCGAAATTTACCCCACCATTTAGTAAAATTACGAAACATTATTGCGATAATATCATAAACTTGGATATCATTATTGGATTTATAATCAGCAAATTGATCACAGGAATTTTGAATTGTAACTTGTTAAATTTACTATACGAGTTGACTTACTTAATGGTGAATGTAGTAGGTATACTAaactgtgaaataaaaaaaaatagataaacggattgataattgttttcaacaattttttgtgaGCACAGAtatcattttaaaaacttttcagtAATTGCAGCATGACTTAAGAAACTTTTTAAGTACAGTGTGTTTGACATATTATCAAGTATAACTAAAATTCTTCGAGGTTATTTTAGTACTCAATTTTAGAAAACTCGAAATCAGACTACGATGGAATTTAAAGTCAACATGAGTGATTTCCGAATCTAGTTATGAGATGTACTTTTGCCAcaatagattttttaatttatcagaCTAATCGAATTTCttaagaaatttgaatacgTGTCACCTGAATTCAtgcttaataattaattttcaaacaccaCATTTTTACTTTTGCCAGCCTTTGTGTTGCAAATGCGTGAcaaatttgcgaaaatttttaacagtgttTGATCGAGATCACCAGCTGCAACTTTTTGTAGCCGTATATAATATGATAGGCGTGGAAATACGAGCGGCTCTTGCATCCCGCCGGCGCATTAGAGCGGCGATTATAACCTTTAAAACGCGCCTCTTTGTTCGAGGCTTCTCAAACGAATCAATTACGAAAAGCAAATATCCTCTTTGACGCCTTGCCTGGAGCCGGTTTTGCCGCTACCGCCTTCCACTTCTAGACTCTTCGGGTATAAGATATAGTTGGATCCTTGCCACTCAGAATCGCTGCACCTAAATCCAGCTGATTTGAAATAGTATAATATTGTGAAACAATGAGGCGAACTCAGTCTTTTCGGGTCGAGCGTaaatttgcaatatgagtcgtaggTGAGTCAACGACGAATAAGAAGCAAACTTTTGCTCACGATTGATTTCTAAATAACAAGAGTacgttacgcgttttt contains:
- the LOC124411985 gene encoding enhancer of polycomb homolog 1 isoform X1 is translated as MSKLSFRARALDASKPMPIYMAEELPDLPDYSAINRAVPQMPSGMEKEEECEHHLQRAICTGLIIPTPEVTDMADVEAYDKIYPADYKLPRQLIHMQPFAMEQDIPDYDMDSEDEKWVGAQSRKMDLTPLQFEEMMDRLEKSSGQTVVTLNEAKALLKEDDDLIIAVFDYWLNKRLKTQHPLLLTVKTEHRIGLAANNPYLAFRRRTEKMQTRKNRKNDETSYEKMIKLRRDLSRAVTLLELVKRREKTKREYLHLTIEVYEKRYQAQDFSGQVLAEVSALKASRPAFAPLFANQFGVHQNWANKVSGKEEVVPRKEKRQYKKRKHKADGRGTGGSVGSVGVADDGLLRNSGVAGRGGRSGAPGSGLDPLASSDDDSPHPCHSQLSLPSDRDEDDAVDEGQFAFRRNKNCTYLSPIPGGFGNWPWCERSEGGSADKRYRFAPTSISRPTHLCVGLARRRVGRGGRIILDRCTTNTDDVWSSLDFTIHEPKREFLDPTEPGKKDWLHFRPKTPPPSGDGTPSEESSDSESEGETRRDVLPSFPFPPEATSICIDVEASSKAGTTTTTTPTVLGTVVDEPPFTTEFNISDYFPMEFFSDFDVAVLGYGASAGSRSSATIGGGSGNGKQTDNSESDQRTDNQLIGCSRFLITPLIGSLMSQPSQQARSQCTSSNSSSSSCSSNGSGSSSNNNSGGGTCHVLVTGNNAVPTATAASTTTAAPATVTVTTTATVNVASTVQNRWTLSSGLMNTISQATTSSSGTVAAESRANVQTNRHSRHHRQPSINHNSPAAAPILSKSLTSPTNNRSIGASSGITNFGNGHQNGPTTALSYHHNSNLNNLPNSTHHPVNNQTSGTINATSISSTTLPTTTTILSHNKHQPQSILASGIAQSKLASISRQQQQQQQQQQQHAQNQAQQIPTPGEITLNSNR
- the LOC124411985 gene encoding enhancer of polycomb homolog 1 isoform X2 — protein: MSKLSFRARALDASKPMPIYMAEELPDLPDYSAINRAVPQMPSGMEKEEECEHHLQRAICTGLIIPTPEVTDMADVEAYDKIYPADYKLPRQLIHMQPFAMEQDIPDYDMDSEDEKWVGAQSRKMDLTPLQFEEMMDRLEKSSGQTVVTLNEAKALLKEDDDLIIAVFDYWLNKRLKTQHPLLLTVKTEHRIGLAANNPYLAFRRRTEKMQTRKNRKNDETSYEKMIKLRRDLSRAVTLLELVKRREKTKREYLHLTIEVYEKRYQAQDFSGQVLAEVSALKASRPAFAPLFANQFGVHQNWANKVSGKEVVPRKEKRQYKKRKHKADGRGTGGSVGSVGVADDGLLRNSGVAGRGGRSGAPGSGLDPLASSDDDSPHPCHSQLSLPSDRDEDDAVDEGQFAFRRNKNCTYLSPIPGGFGNWPWCERSEGGSADKRYRFAPTSISRPTHLCVGLARRRVGRGGRIILDRCTTNTDDVWSSLDFTIHEPKREFLDPTEPGKKDWLHFRPKTPPPSGDGTPSEESSDSESEGETRRDVLPSFPFPPEATSICIDVEASSKAGTTTTTTPTVLGTVVDEPPFTTEFNISDYFPMEFFSDFDVAVLGYGASAGSRSSATIGGGSGNGKQTDNSESDQRTDNQLIGCSRFLITPLIGSLMSQPSQQARSQCTSSNSSSSSCSSNGSGSSSNNNSGGGTCHVLVTGNNAVPTATAASTTTAAPATVTVTTTATVNVASTVQNRWTLSSGLMNTISQATTSSSGTVAAESRANVQTNRHSRHHRQPSINHNSPAAAPILSKSLTSPTNNRSIGASSGITNFGNGHQNGPTTALSYHHNSNLNNLPNSTHHPVNNQTSGTINATSISSTTLPTTTTILSHNKHQPQSILASGIAQSKLASISRQQQQQQQQQQQHAQNQAQQIPTPGEITLNSNR